Below is a window of Prosthecobacter algae DNA.
GGGTGCGGCAGCAGTTGGGCCTGCCCAGTCAGGCGACGCGTTTTGCCCGTGACGCCTACACACTCGCCGCCCTTGCCGAACAAAGAGTGTCGCAAGGAAACCTGCACGTGATGTGCGGTCAGTGGAGCGAGCGAGGGGACGCGCTGCGGCCTTCCCGGCTGCTTTTTCTATGCGATGACGCCACCCTGCCGCTGCGTGTGGGGCATCTCTTTCCCAAAGAAGAGTCCAGTGGTGCAGAGGTGCAGGAGCCTGCCCGGACACTGGCCTGGAAGCTAACTCCCAGGGTGGTGCAGCCCAAGGTGGAGACGCTTTCGCCCTCGCGCATCCGATCCTATTTGGAATGTCCATTTCGCGACTACCTCAGCCATGAACTGCGGATGGAGGCGACGGAAGCGGGCAAACGTGAGCTGGCTGCCAATGAGTTTGGAACGCTGGCCCACCACGCCATGCAAAAGCTGGCCAGTGACCCGCAGATGAAACGAAGCGCCGATGCGGATGCACTCGCCGGTTTCCTCATCGAAATGGCGATGGAACGGGCTCGTTTGCTTTATGGCCGACGTCCGGCCCCCTTGATCCAGTTGCAATTGGAGAGTCTGAAACAGCGGCTGAGATATGCGGCTGAGACGGAGGCGGCCGAAAGGGCTGCGGGCTGGGAGATCTATGCGGCAGAGTGGCAGCCATCTCTGGAAAAGCCGCTGCTCATCGAAGGTGCCCGCCTGACATGCAAGGTGGACCGCATTGACCGTCATGCCCATAGCGGGCATCTGCGGGTGCTGGATTTCAAAACGGCTGACAAGCTGACTCAGCCGGTGGCTGCACATGTGCGCAAGATCACGGGGCGCAGCCAGGTGCGTGAGGAGGACGAATGGAAGTGCTTTGTCCTGAAGGATGGCGTCCGTTATCAGTGGAAGGACCTGCAACTGCCGCTTTATGCGGCCGCCTTGAGTGAGCAGGGGTTGCGGCCGGACAGTGTGGGCTACTTTGCACTGCCCAAGAGTGTGCAGGATACCAAGGTGGCGCTTTGGGAGGGTTTCTGCGATGAGTGGGTGGAGCATGCCCTTGCTTGTGCGGCGGAGGTTGTCCGCCGTCTGCGTGACGGGGTGTTTTGGCCGCCTGCCAGCAAGGCCTACAGGAGACCTTTTGATGAGCTGTTTCTGAATGATTTTTCAGACAGTACAGACTGGGCAGAGGCTCCAGCGGAGATGACATCGCCGCAGTAGTGAGGACAGCATTTTTGCAGATGTGCCGGAATCTTTGACTCAGCGGAATTTAAGGGCATGATGCGCGCCTCCCCCGTGAAGAAAAAGGCTGCAAAATCCAAAGGCTGCCTCAAGACGCTGCTGCTGCTCCTGCTGGCTGCGTTCCTCTTGCTGTGGCTGGGCGGAGTTGCCTTTTTTAATGTGGACAGCAACGTGGTGGCGCTGACGGTGCGGGATTCCAAGCAGCCCTTGCTGATCCAAAGCGGGCGTGGCGTGTGGAAGGCCGCCCCGCAGATCACAGCGGCTGAGATCAGCCAAGGTTTGATCGAACGGCATTCGGAGCTAGGCATGCGCTGGTCCACCCTGAAAGTGCGGCGCGAAGGCGGTGCCCTGGCCAAGGTGGCCCATCAGATCCTGGGGGCCGAAGTACACGTGATCACATTTGCCCCAGAACATTTTGAGTTCATGACGAGCTTTGAAAAGCAGCCGAAATTTGCGGGAACGACCGCGGCTGCCCGGATGGAGGCAGACAACCTGTGGTTTTCGATCACGGCGAATTTCCGTGACCCCAAGGGCAAGCCCCTGGGCTGGGTGTGGCATGAAGGCGTACTGGTGAACGGTGCCTTTCCTGAATGGAGCGGCTGCTTTTTTGTGAAGGCGGGCCG
It encodes the following:
- a CDS encoding phosphodiester glycosidase family protein, yielding MMRASPVKKKAAKSKGCLKTLLLLLLAAFLLLWLGGVAFFNVDSNVVALTVRDSKQPLLIQSGRGVWKAAPQITAAEISQGLIERHSELGMRWSTLKVRREGGALAKVAHQILGAEVHVITFAPEHFEFMTSFEKQPKFAGTTAAARMEADNLWFSITANFRDPKGKPLGWVWHEGVLVNGAFPEWSGCFFVKAGRPYFGPKSLLDDVPGPIEEGTQGYPSVMKNHTTFSYVSMKPDQFFDGSKISYRSLAGMKKDGSVIFIVSGDGGVMNVAEVTEIARKLEVQHATLLDGGRALQYSIRTEDGPWHFAALNTLLKLRYRWFEQQLSPVFIGVRRRAPNIIRVPLAP